The genomic segment GCGGACACCTGGACCACCTCAGTGTTGAGCATCGGGAGCCTCAGGGGGACATTAAGGCCACCACCCCACGCATACACCGAAGACAGTGGCAGTGGGATGGCCGGTCTCACAGGTCCCCGGGGAACACCTGCAggggcagagtttgaggccagttaaACTAGTGGAAAGGGTAAGGAGTCTACGGAGCTCCAGCAGCTGGTCCTGACTCACTCACCCCTGCATCGGGCACTGGTGGCCCGGCTCCCTGTGCTGCCGGGGGCCATGGGTGGTCCTGGGGTCAGGGACTTCTCTGCCCTGCAGGATACAGAGGGGCCTCAGGACGAGTCCTGTCCCTGGCAGTCCTAGGTGACTATACACAATGGTTAGCTCTAGATCTCCTGTGTTCCCACTGGGTGCCCACCCGCCCCTGTGGCCCAGAACCCATCTCCCTGCACAGGCCTCCGCATGCGGACGCTGCCCACATCGGTGTGGAGGTTGAGGAGGGCCCGGATGCAGAGGGGTTGCGCCATGATGTGACTGAGGGGCGGCCGCTGTGCAGGCTCCAGGCTGAGCAGACTCAGGACCAGCTGGCGCAGCTCAGGGCTGTACCGGTCAGAGATAGGCGCAAAGGAGCCGCTCATGATCTTCAGTACCAGGGCTGGCAGGTTCTGTGAAGGTATGACATGTGGGCATGGCCAGAGTGCTGGGCTGGGCCCTCAGGTAGAGCAGTTCTCCCACCGAGGGAATGAAAACAGGTCTACCCTCATGACACCCAGTCTCATCAGAGAAGGCAGAATGGAAGGCGAGCCTAACACTGCTTTCAGAACTTCCTAGTCGGATAGGAAGTTTCAACTATGTCCGCAGAAAATCCCAGGTGCTTTGGGAAACTCCAGGCTTGCTCTCGGGAATGTCTCTAATCTGATGGAAGAGCCGGAGATCACATCCATCCCCTCAGGAATTCTCACGCTAACACAGGACTCAAGCCCGACCCTCCTCGGAGCTGAGCAAGGGAGAGGCACAGCCCTGCCCTGCGGTAAGCCAGCAGCAGGTGAGGGACTGACGTGACTCAGCCAGCCACAAGAGAAGGAACACAGAAGTGGTCAGAGCTATGGCAAAGGAGCTGGAGTTCTGAGACATCCCTTGGGGTTGTCTGTACTCACCGCAGCCTCGAAGGCTCTCTTGAGGCTGGCCAGCTCATATAAGACACAGCCCAGAGCCCAGATATCACTCTTCTGGTTGTAGGGCTTGCCCTCACACAGCTCGGGGGAGATGTAGCATGGAGTACCCACCACCTGCAGGAAGGAAGTCTGTATTACAGCCCTGGGAAGAGAGGACCAGAGGCCGCGGCCGGCCAGAGACTCATTTGGGGATGGCGTCTCAAAGCAGGCCAAGGGGCTCCTCTCACAGGACCACataagggaggaggaagaggcaggaatgtAGAGGAAACCCAGCTATCAAGACCCTCGGTGCCCCCTGCACATCCGGGCACCGTGTAGGCCTTGCTCTTGCTGCTGAGGATCTTGGAGATGCCGAAGTCACCGATCTTGACGACCATGCGGTGTTTGTCGAGAAGGATGTTCTGGGTCTTGAGGTCCCGATGCAGGATGAGGTGCGTGTGCACGTGATGCAGTGCGAGCAGGATCTGCACGAAGAAGTGAAGGATGGTCTCCTCCTCTAGCAGGGAATTGCAGCGCTTCTGGATGAACTCAGCCAGGGTGCCACCTGTGGCCCAGAGAGCTAATCAAGGCCCGGGCTTTCCCACACTGGGGACAACCCACTGCTTCAACGGAACAGGACACTGGGACCAGAGAGGGCAAGGAGCCTGTCAGGGTCACACAAGTGGGGCCTCTGCCCTGCAGCCAAGTCCGATCCAGAAGGAAGCCACCTCATGGTGTCCAGCTCTCCTGGAAGGAAAAGGCCCCTGTAGGCGGAGGCAAGGCATCGGGCCTACCTGGTGCATATTCCATGGCAATCATAAGGGCCTTGTCCTCCAGGAAGTTCTCGTAGTACTCGATGACGTTGGGGTGGTTGAGCAGCTTGAGCACCTGGCACTCATTCTGGGCTGCCTGCCGTTCCTCCTTGGTCATCTGTTCCACTGGGATCTGCTTGATGATGACCAGCTTCTGGTCAGCCTTGCGGAGGCACAGGTGCACTATCCTAGGGACACAGAGCAGGCGACAGCTTAGGGCAGCCTGTGGACCGCAGGCTCTTTAGATGATCAAGCTGGGCACGGGGGAGGCTGAAGAGGACCTGGGGTTCAAGGCCGGTCTggtaagaacaacaacaaaaaaggtctggagagatggctcagcacccaCTTCAGGGGGCGGCcaaaccacttgtaactccagcttcaaaggATCTGATGACCGCTTCCGGCCTCCACAGGtgacattcactcacacacacaactaaaatgttaaaaataaatcctgggggctggagagatggctcacagttaagagcactggctgctcttccagaggacccgggttcaatttccagcacccacacggtagctcacaacagtctgtaactccaggatccaacactctcacacagacatgcatacaggcaaaacatcagtgaaataaaagtgaattaacttaaataaataaataaatcttggagCTAGgcgtggtggttcacgcctttaatctcagcactcgagaggcaaaggcaggcagatctctatgagttcgaggccagcctgggcttcaaagtgagttccaggacaatcagagctgttacacagagaaactctgtcttaaaacaaacaaacaaacaaacaaaaaacccacaataataattaattaattaatcttgggctggagagatggctcagcagttaagagcactggctgcttttccagagggcccaggttttggttcccagaacccacatgacagcttacaactgcctaactccagttccaggcatccaacgccatcttctggcctccacaggtactgcatgaccatggcaaatatgcatatatgcatgcaaaagACTCATACATATGATATAAAAtcatcaaatctttaaaaaaaaaaaaacaaccaaaaaccttggggggctggagagatggctcagaggttaagagcactgcttgctcttccaaaggtcctgagttcaattcccagcaaccacatggtggctcacaaccatctgtaatgagatctggtgccctcttctggcaggcagggatatgtgcagacagaacactgtatacataataaataaatctttaaaaaaaaaacaaaaacacttgggCCTGGAGGTGGTgatgcacgactttaatcccagcactccggaggcagaagcaggcagatctctgtgagttggaggccagcctggtctacagagtgagttccaggacagccaaggctacactgagaaaccctgtctcaaaaaacaaaaacaaatacaaacctctaaaaataaatacataaatagcagtggtggtggtgcatgtatatacatTCCTAGCACCCTGGGAGTCAGAGACAAGAGGAAATGGATTTCAGGATTTCAAGACCATCTTTAGCCACATAGTCAGCTAGTGTCAGCCTGAGGTCCATGAGACCGTCTCAAAACAAGGCCAGCGAGCTGACTCACGGAATAAAAAGGCACTTACTGACAGGCCTGATATCCTGACCCCACCCATGCGATATGAATGAGAGCATGATTCCCACaagctgccttctgacctctgcactcACAAGAAAGAacaccagctgggcatggtggggcatgcctttaatgccagtactccgggaggcagaggcaggagggtatttcaaagccagcctggtctacactgtgagttccaggacagccaaggctacacagagaaaccctgtctgaaaaccaaaaacaaacaaacaaacaaaaaaaacaactggccgggcagtggtggcacatacctttaatcccagcactcaggaggcagagccaggcggatctctgtgagttcgaggccagcctgggctacagagcgagatccaggaaaggcacaaagctacacagagaaaccctgtcttggggaaaaaacaaaacaaaacaaaaaaaataagtaagaaaaaaaataaaaaacaaacaaaaaggaaaaaaaaaaccacaactgtTTAAACCTCCTTGTAACCTATGTAAAGCTgggaattttcctttttaaacctATGTTTCCAGTCTTACCAGCATGACTTcctcatttatgtatatatatatatatatatatatatatatatatatatatatatatatatataaaagtctGTTCAATGCATTCATAAGCAACTTGTGGTCTCATCTacaaaagaaaatgctttgtttttgttttagacttttaaaaatattttatgtgcataaatgttttgcctgcatgcatgcatgtgctcacagaggccagaagagggtgttggatccccggAAGTAgggtttcagatggttgtgagccaccatgtgggtacttggaCTAGAAATGGGTcatctgtaagaacaagtgctctaaaccactgagctatcttaaGAGTGTtactatggggctggagagatggctcagaggttaagagcactgactgctcttccagaggtcctgagttcaactcctagcaaccacatggtggctcacaaccacctgtaatgagatctggtgccctcttctggtcatacatgctgtatacaaaataaataaataaatcttaaaaaaaaaaaaaaaagagtgttactatgtagcacaggatgaccttgaaaacTCACTGTGTACCCCAGCTTGGCCTTGAATTATCTAGCCTCAGCTTTCtaagcaccaccactgcctgagaTACCAAGTTTCTGAAATGGTTTTCTAAGTAGAGGTCTGTAGAAAGAATTCATACTTTAGAACTATTGACAACTAAATTGCTTCTGACAatgacaataattttttttttttttttttggtttttcgagacagggtttctctgtgtagctttgcgcctttcctggaactcacttggtagcccaggctggcctcgaactcacagagatccgcctggctctgcctcccgagtgctgggattaaaggcgtgcgccaccatcgcccggcatgACAATaatttcttacttaaaaaaatgCCCCCCCTCCCCGggagaaaaaagctgggtggtggtggtacccacctttggtcccagcacttgggaggcagagacaggcagatctctgagtttgaggccagtctggtctacagagtgagttccaggacagccagggctacacagagaaaccctgtcttgaaaaagaaaacagaacaaaaagaatcCCCTGGCTTCTAAAACAGTCCCTTCACTCCCATCACTTTTAGATGTAAGCTCTACATAGCAGACATAAGGCACTTTAGTTTCCTAGATCTggggaccaaatccagggccatctaacactgagctacagcctcatcCCGAGAATGTCCTTGTAAAACCTACATGGATCATATCAGGTCACTCCCTTGCCTTTTTTttagagacacaatctcatacagcccaggctgaccttgacctcGCTATGAAGCACATACATTTAGCTGAAGACCTTGAGATTCTTCACCTCAGGCTTCTACCTCCTgtggtgctgtgattacagacatgggccaccacATCCCGTTTCAGTTTTGAAACTCTTCCCTGGTTTGGGGTGTAGCTCTTTGACGccgtgagttcaatccctagcacaaaCAAGAATGAAATCCCTCTTGCTTTTTATACTTTAAATCAACGTGACCTCCTACTTCAGTTTACAGGATCATAAGCTGGTCCCGCCCTCTATGACAATCACACTCTTTACCTTGCCCCCTACATTCCAACTACACTAGTCTTTTTCTTCGTTTCTTGAAGGCTACACATATCTTCCTGTTGAGGACCTTTGCAAAGCTACTTCATCGGCTAGAAGGACTCTGCCTCAATTCTTCAAGTCTTGACTTTACATCTCACCTCCTAGAAAATTCTTCCTTTCCTGGTCGACTCCTTAAGTTGCCTTTTGGAACTTACAAATTAAAtccaagcatgctaggcaagagctctaccactgataCACATCTTCagtcccccttttttcttttttttctgaaatctgAGAAGGGTagcactaagttgcccaggttggtcttCAACTAGTTATGTAGTCCAGGCCTGCCTGCTTGCAAAACCTGGCTTGCTGTCTTTAAcgttttcttttggagacaatctctatatagaccaggttggcctcgaattcacaacaATGCTCCTATGTCTGCtaccaagtactggaattacagggatATACCATCCCATCTGGTATGCGGCCTCAtaataactgtctataactgttCAAACTTCACTAACTGATTTAACAATATCATGTTCATGTTTATTTGTATCAGTTTCCTATGGGCTAAGTTCGTAAAGGGGAAGTACCATGCCTGTTTTGGTCATAACTGTATATATATACTCCAGGCAGTCTGACCTGTGCAGCTAACGCTCATTATCAGTTGCAGCAAAGAACAAGCAATCTGTAGGAACAACTATTTTCCAAGAGCATTGGCTGGTCTGGTGGGCGTGATTCCGCCGGGGGCGGGGCCTCCCGCCCAGACCTAAGCACAGGATGCCTGGGCGGGGCATCCCGGAGTGGCGCTCTCGCTTCGGGGCGGGGCCAGCAGGACCAGGATTTCTTGGTCAGAATTGGGGttgattttctttctcccttagCATTTCCTCCCCAAAGCCCTGGCTCACCCGAAGGCACCTCTTCCCACCACTCGAATCCGCTCGTACTTCTCCATCTCATGTCTCAAATACGCTTCTGGAATTCCCGTGCGGCGCGTGCGCGGACCCGCCCATCCGGGAGCTCCGCCTTGCAGCTGCGAGACTCTTGCAGGGCGGAGCCGACGGGACCGGGGCGTCTGTTCAGACCCGCGCCTTTTCTTTGACTGTAAATCGCGTTTCCCCAACGGCCCTGCCATTGGTCGGAGAATAGACATTCCCGGTTTCTGGGCCAGCCCCTCAGTGCTCGGCACCGTACAGCCACTCTGCACACGCGTGATTTGGCATAGGTCGTTTAGACTGGAGCGATGCGGCGCTCACTGAAGTTGACCCGCGCAAACAAGATTGTCCCTCAAAGGTTGAACGGGAGTGGGAAGCGAGGACCCAGTCCCCGCTGCCTAGGCGTGGCAGGCACTACTTCAGAAAGATAAAGGGATTCCTTTCTGGCACGTAAAGGATAAACCACCGAGAGCCTGCTGTGTGGGGCGGGAAGCCGGGGTTGTTTGGTGTTTGCCAAGGGAGAGACCCGGAAAACCCCAGATGGGCAAACTGATTCACCTGGAGAGTACGTGACGTGGTCTCTGGGCTGTGGCAACTACCGAGCACGGCGCTCTGGACTTTGCAGAACCCTGCACGAAACTCTGCCGTAAGGGGACCCAGCCATCGGGGCTCATCTCGAATGGAAGTAAACCTCTGCCCGAAAGTGTCAGGATGGGGGAAAACCCGAGAGGGTTTTACGCTTCTGTTCAGAAATAGTTGGCTAGTCAGTATCACGGCTAGGGTTTCGACCAGGGTAAATTTAATCCTTATTCATGACGCCGCTGCTCTAAGGGAGTTATAGAACCCCAGTATTCAGGACGTAGTCCCTAGCTAAGGGTTACCCTGTTTCTGAATGGGTGAGGAAGGCGTGGGAAGGGATGTTTATCTTTTGTCCCCGCCCCGCCCCAAACTAGCCTACGTGGAAAGACCGGAGGGAGCGGGCGCTCTCTGGCTCAGGCCAGAGTCGGCTGGTGGACAGGCTTTCCAGTGAGCAAACTGGAACTTGGAAGCAGAAAAGGGGGTGAACTGCTCACCCAAGACATCATGCTGTCACTTAGTAACCGACCGGACCTTGGGTGATCCATGGGGGTTAATGTGTAAACCGGGAACCATCAGGGAAGACAGCAAACACCCAAAAGGCTTTGACCCCTGGGTGCCCGAGCTGgggttttgtctttttccttctaAAATACTGTTTTGCTCCCCACTTTCTGTTCGCGTCCTCTACCTTCCACCTCCTTAAAGCACACCGCTTCACTTCCCGCACCGGCTCTAGGCTTTTCCTCGGGGTCTGCATATCCCCGCTCCGCAAAACTGCCTTTCTCACTGCGAGGCGGGCTTGGACCCCGCACCACAGTGAGGACAGGCTGACACCTAGTGGCCAGAAGCCGCAACTGCGTCAGGCCACTGCCCTGGAGAGAGGGTCACCCCAGCTGTCTGGGCAAATCCGCAGCCTTCCCCGCCCCAGCCTCCAAGGAGCCAGAGAGGGTTGGGACTGTCCGAGGGAGGACTGTGACAGCCGCTGGGCTCCAGGAGCCCAAGAGTGGTGAGGAGGAGAGGTGTGATGACGGGTGACTCAACAGTTCCCAAGCACCATTCGTACGGGGTGCGGGAGAGGCAGGTAAACACGTCGGTCTAGGTCCTGGAGAGGAACCGAGTCTGGGAGGACCCGTGGTCCGAGGAGGCGCTCCCTATCCCCCAGGGCCAGAATTTAGCTGACGCTGGTGTGTGATGGTCCCGCCCAGCTCTGCCCTGAAAAAAGAGTTGAGAGAGGAGCGTTCTCGCGGTACCCGCCCCGGGTGTGCGAGCCGGTGGCCGCGGAGAAAGTGAGGCTGTACGCACGAGGGGAGCCGAGCACTCCTTCGGCTGTCGGGAGGCGCCAGAGAGGGGTGCCTCGGCGGCGATGGCGGGGACAACCCCTACGTGCTCGAAGTCGGCGGGATCCGGGCGGGGCCCCGGGGGACACCGGGCTCGCGCCCTTCTCGCTGCAGAGGCGCCCGAGGGGCGGGGGCaggcggcggggcggggcggggcgggggcgcggGCGGCAGGGGCGGGCAGAGGCCTCGCCGGGAGCGCGGGGAGGAGCGAAGGGGCCTTGAGGGCTCCACGAAACTGTGGCTCTGGCGGCCCGCGGTAGAGGCGATCGTGGCGCGCTGGCCAGAGACGGAGTAGTGTTCCCAGAACTGCCGGAGGAGTCGGCCTAAAGGGCGGACAGACAGACGGCAGGGAGGGCCAGCATGCACCTACTGTTGCACCCCGCCTGGCCGCTGCTCCTGGGCGCCACGCTGACCTTCCGGGCACTCCGGCGCGCGCTCTGTCGCCTGCCCCTGCCTGCTCACGTGCGCACCGACCCCCTGCGCACCTGGCGTTGGCACAACCTTCTCGTCTCCTTCACCCACTCCATTGTATCAGGGATCTGGGCACTGCTGTGGTGAGTGAACAGCCCGGGGTAGTGAGATGGCCGTGGGATCTTTCGCGGGGTGCTCGGACTATTCTCCCTGTTGCTATTCCCATCACTCACGGGTGATCAGACGCCAAGGAGCTCACCTGATTCCGTTTGGAAAACTACCCAACCAAGAACGGCTGTGGGAAACCCGAGGTACCTGGGCTTCGGCCAAGCCCCTCCTCACTCTCCAATCAGCCAATAGTGGGCGCCCAGAGTGCCCTGGGACTGGCAAGTGTTGGGGGAGGCGAGGGTCCTCTGGGAGGCTGCAACCGCGAGAacatccctttcctccatttcagCATATGGCAAACCCCTGAAATGCTGGTGGAGATTGAGACGGCGTGGTCACTTTCTGGCTATTTGCTTGTTTGCTTCTCTGCAGGTAGGTTATGCCCAAAGAGGCTGAGAGTAAGAGGCTAGAAGGCAGCTGAGCGTATTCAGTCTGTTCTTCTTTCCCTACTAGGATACTTCATCCACGACACGGTGGACATTGTGGTTAGCAAACAGACTCGAGCTTCTTGGGAATACCTTGTTCATCATGTCATGGTAAGTGAGAAGCCGGTGATGTGATACAGACGTGGTCACTACCCTTTCAGCCAGGGAGGGAGGCCATCATCTTATTAACCCCAGTAGTGTCAGACTTCTAGGTTGCCTAGGAGTCTCAATGTTTCTGCTCCCCCAGCGGTCAGAGTGCCTGGGTCACCTACTATCTAGGTAAACTGACTAGGAATGTCATACAGAGCTAAACCTCAATGAGCAAAGTCTAATCCTAGTGAAAACAACTCAGCTGTAAAAATTGGCATTTCTCAGCTGAGTTTCACGTGCCCTGGAACAGTATGGCACCTTTTTCAGTGTTCCTAAAACAGCCCTCTTTACTTGCCCCTAGGCTATGGGTGCCTTCTTCTCTGGTATCTTTTGGAAAAGCTTTGTTGGTGGTGGCGTCTTGACGCTCCTGGTGGAAGTCAGCAACATTTTCCTCACCCTAAGGATGATGATGAAAATCAACAACGCCCAGGACCATCTCCTCTACCGGGTCAACAAGTATGTCAACTTGGTCATGTACTTTTTCTTCCGCCTGGCCCCTCAGGTCTACCTCACCAAGTTCTTCCTGCAGTATGCTGGCCAGAGGACCCTGGGAACATTTTTGTTGGTCATTCTGCTCATGTTGGACTTGATGATTCTCACTTACTTTTCCCGCCTTCTCCGCTCCGATTTCTGCCCTCAACATGCTCCCAGCCGCCAACACAAAGACAAATTCTTGACTGAATGAGAAAGGATAACCCAGGACATGTAGCAGGGACAGCAAGCACGGCCAGCCAACAGCCTTGTAACATAAACTAGGACTCTGCCTCAAGCCTGGGTGTATTCTGGGCCAGCCGTCCCACCTCTCGCCTACACCCACACTATTGAAAACACTAATGAAAGCTTCTTCTCTGAAGTCCTTCttgggcaagggttgagggaagcAGACCAACCGGTTGGGCATAGCAGAAGGGGTGAGGACAAGACACTGTCCAAAAGCCAGTCAACCCACATCACCCTGAAATGGATGCTGAGGACTCTAAAATAACCCCTCTGCTCTTCCAAACTCTGGTATTGGTTTCACAACAGCCTCTTCCAGGGATAAAAGAAGGAACTCTTGTAAAGCTTGTGCTCTGAACCTCTGATGGAGGCATGTCCCAGGACAACTAACACTTGTCTGAAGTAATAAATACTTCTGGCACTTGAGCTCTAGCCTGAGAGCCTTAACAGAGGCATCATGGTATGTTCCAATGGAGTAAATAGATTGAGAACaatggtttggggggggggggggttggctcAGAGCTGggcttccccagcacccaccatATATAAGCACTATTACCTTAATGCATACCACAGTATGACAATGTCACCAGCCCaatcagaaattgaaaaaaagacaAGCAGAGTTATTTATAGTGAAAAAGTATATTTAGAATTAGCCAGCTGGACTCAGTTTAGATGATCccaatctgaaaaacaaacaaacaaaaggtgtgTTTGTGGAGCTGGAGTGTCTAAGGTTAAGTGACCTGGGATGGCAAGATGGGGAGGGTGAGGTTGCTAGGAGTAAAGGCAGGATTGAGTGTAGATACAGCATCTACACAAGGGAATTGACTGTGGATAGGATGCTTACTTTGTTGGCAACATCCAGAGCATCATAGTCAGGAGCCAACCGAACATACGCCTTCTTCTCTCCATCAGGCCTGAGTGGAGAAGGAAGCCTCAGTTGGATGCTCTCACAGACccaagccctccctccctcccacgtTCTGCCCGTCACCCCTCTGCTGCATCAGTGGTTCCTTTGCTGGTGTCATTCTTTTCCAAACATTGAGTTTTCCATCATTTGTGCAGAGGGGTCGAAGAGTCACCATGAAGGACGGGACAGTTTAGTGAACCCACACAAGCTTTCTACTGGGGACCACTCACCTTATGAGGGTGTTGACTTTGGCCACATCAATGTCATACAGTTTCTTCACAGCCTGTTTGATCTGGTGCTTGTTGGCCTTGACATCCACAATGAACACAAGTGTGTTGTTGTCTTCTATCTTCTTCATGGCTGACTCAGTGGTCAGGGGGAATTTGATGATGGCATAGTGGTCAAGCCTAGCATGGATGGGAGGAACAAAATGGAGTAAACTGCCCTGGGCCGGGGTTCAAGAGGAGCTACACATTGGAACCCAAGTCTAGGAAGGAGTAGGTGCATCAGACAGTAATAGCAATCATTTCTGTCAGACTTTGGTCGCTACACAGTATCATCACATGCACCTGAACCCTCCTGGGGGCAAACTCCGCATTAGAGCCAAAACTTGTATCTCTCTAGACTCGA from the Peromyscus eremicus chromosome 8a, PerEre_H2_v1, whole genome shotgun sequence genome contains:
- the Tlcd1 gene encoding TLC domain-containing protein 1, whose product is MHLLLHPAWPLLLGATLTFRALRRALCRLPLPAHVRTDPLRTWRWHNLLVSFTHSIVSGIWALLCIWQTPEMLVEIETAWSLSGYLLVCFSAGYFIHDTVDIVVSKQTRASWEYLVHHVMAMGAFFSGIFWKSFVGGGVLTLLVEVSNIFLTLRMMMKINNAQDHLLYRVNKYVNLVMYFFFRLAPQVYLTKFFLQYAGQRTLGTFLLVILLMLDLMILTYFSRLLRSDFCPQHAPSRQHKDKFLTE
- the Rpl23a gene encoding large ribosomal subunit protein uL23 produces the protein MAPKAKKEAPAPPKAEAKAKALKAKKAVLKGVHSHKKKKIRTSPTFRRPKTLRLRRQPKYPRKSAPRRNKLDHYAIIKFPLTTESAMKKIEDNNTLVFIVDVKANKHQIKQAVKKLYDIDVAKVNTLIRPDGEKKAYVRLAPDYDALDVANKIGII